The Candidatus Cloacimonadota bacterium genome window below encodes:
- a CDS encoding HEPN domain-containing protein produces MDKKVSYWVELSDYDFKTAKAMLKSKRYLYVGFMCHQAVEKILKAYFVSKRNSQPKFTHRLTYLTEKTDLEEQLSEQQQLFIDELEPLNIEAR; encoded by the coding sequence TAAAAAAGTAAGTTATTGGGTAGAATTATCAGATTACGATTTTAAAACTGCAAAAGCGATGTTGAAATCAAAAAGGTATTTATATGTCGGTTTTATGTGTCATCAAGCCGTTGAAAAAATACTTAAAGCGTACTTTGTCTCGAAAAGGAATTCACAACCCAAATTTACTCACAGACTGACTTACTTGACTGAAAAAACCGATTTGGAAGAACAGTTATCAGAACAACAGCAGTTATTCATAGATGAATTGGAACCGCTGAATATCGAAGCAAGA